Part of the Lolium rigidum isolate FL_2022 chromosome 6, APGP_CSIRO_Lrig_0.1, whole genome shotgun sequence genome, CTGGCCTGCCTCTTATCACATGGGAACTTGAGTTTCTTTGTTGCTGCTACTGTCAACACCACTGTGCGGGAATTTCTATCCACATGCTATGATTAGGGTGGATTGGTTATACATGGTGCTTATGTGAAGCACACGTCTTTATTGCGAGTAATTCAATTTACACTTTGCTCTTGTCTTCTGGCGGCAACAGTAATGTTCCATTATGGGATCCAGTTTGTCTCCTGAAATCCTAGTGTATCTTGCAGTCAGCTGGAGTATTGTAAAAATAATACCTTGTGTCGTGTACATTAGATCTGAGACTGTGCTCGGTGTTGCAGAGCGCAGCCCAATTTATATTTTGACATGCCTACACGTCATTGTATGTTTTTTCTCTATTCAAAGTTTCTGTGCTTGACTAACGCTTTTGGACATTGGAAGTGGTGGAAGTTGTTTTTCTTGATCAATGCGTTCTTGAACTTTATTACCTGTTTGAAATCAACCTCTTGTTTCCTTCTCTTTACTGACTGCCTAACTCCACTAGGAGTAGTTTTTTTTAATTGCATCTACAATATATCAAATTGAAACCTGCAGAAAATTGCAATGCCTTGTGTGATGAAACCCATATGTTTGCATTTGCAGAGTGTTGCTTTGTTAAATATGCGACTTCTGAAGAGGCTAAGAGAGCCATAAGAGCTCTTCATAACCAGTACACTATACCTGGGGTAAATAGTTTTGGTTGGCCATCTGTTCAATGCCAATCTTTTGTCTGCAAATTATTGACTGTGTATCTCTTTCTGTCAGGCGATGGGTCCTGTTAAGGTTAGATATGCCAATTGTGAAAAGGAGCGCGTTGGTAATAATTCGGAGCACCTCTGNNNNNNNNNNNNNNNNNNNNNNNNNNNNNNNNNNNNNNNNNNNNNNNNNNNNNNNNNNNNNNNNNNNNNNNNNNNNNNNNNNNNNNNNNNNNNNNNNNNNttagtgcacaatataaattgacatattcagaggtgacacaatcattcttaacacttctggacattgcataatgctactggacattaatggatcaaagaaattcatccaacatagcgaaagaggcaatgcgaaataaaaggcagaatctgtcaaaacagaacagttcgtattgacgaattttaaaatggcaccagacttgctcaaatgaaaatgctcaaattgaatgaaagttgcgtacatatctgaggatcatgcacgtaaattggcttaattttctgagctacctacagggaggtggacccagattcgtgacagcaaagaaatctggaactgtgcagtaatccaaatctagtacttacttttctatcaacggcttaacttggcacaacaaaacacaaaactaagataaggagaggttgctacagtagtaaacaacttccaagacacaaaataaaaacaaagtactgtaggtaaaaacatgggttgtctcccataagcgcttttctttaacgcctttcagctaggcgcgaaagtgtgtatcaagtattatcaagagacgaagtgtcaacatcataatttgttctcataatagagtcaaaaggtaccttcattctctttctagggaagtgttccatacctttcttgagaggaaattgatattttatattaccttccttcatatcaataactagcaccaacagttcgaagaaaaggtcttcccaatataatgggacaagatgcattgcattcaatatccaagacaacaaaatcaacgggaacaaggttattgttaacggtaatgcgaacattatcaactttccccaaaggtttctttgtagaatgatcagcaagattaacatccaaataacaatttttcagcggtggcaagtcaagcatattataaattttcttaggcataacagaaatacttgcaccaagatcacataaagcattacaatcaaaatctttaatcttcatcttaatgatgggctcccaaccatcctctaactttttaggaatagaggcttcacgctctagtttctcttctctagcttttataagagcatttgtaatatgatgtgtaaaagccaaatttatagcactagcattaggacttttagcaagtttttgcaagaactttataacttcagagatgtggcaatcatcaaaattcaaaccattataatctaaagcaatgggatcatcatccccaatgttggaaaaaatttcagcagctttatcacaggcagtttcagcagttttagcagtttcaggcagtttttcgcgctttgcattagaagtggaaacattgctaacaccaattcttttattagtattagtaggaggtgcagcaacatgtgtagcattagcattactagtggtggtaatagtccaaactttagctatattcttctttttagctagtttttcattttcttctctatcccacctagcacgcagttcagccattaatcttatattctcattaattctaacttgaatggcatttgctgtagtagtaattttattatgatgattctcattaggcaaaacttttgatttcaaaagatcaacatcgacgagcaagactatcgactttagaagcaagtatatcaattttcccaagcttttcttcaacagatttgttaaaagcagtttgtgtactaataaattctttaagcatggcttcaagtccaggggtgaactcctattattgttgtaagaattcccataagaattaccatagccgttgccattattataaggatatggcctatagttgttactagaattgttccagtaagcattgttgttgaaattattatttttaatgaagtttacatcaacatgttcttcttgtgcaaccaatgaagctaacggaacattattaggatcaatattagtcctatcattcacaagcatagacataatagcatcaatcttatcactcaaggaagaggtttcttcgacgaatttaccttcttaccttgtggagctctttccgtgtgccattcagagtagttgatcatcatattatcaagaagctttgttgcttcaccaagagtgatggacataaaggtacctccaagcagctgaatccaataaattccgtgaagaaaaatttagtcctgcatagaaggtttggatgatcatccaagtagtcagtccatgggttgggcaatttttaaccagagatttcattctttcccaagcttgagcaacatgttcagtatctaattgtttaaaattcattatgctactcctcaaagatataattttagcagggggataatatctaccaataaaagcatccttgcatttagtccatgaatcaatactattcttaggcagagatagcaaccaatctttagctcttcctcttaatgagaaagggaacaattttagtttaataatatcaccatctacatctttatatttttgcatttcacataattcaacaaaattattaagatgggcagcagcatcatcggaactaacaccggaaaattgctctcgcataacaagattcgagtaaagcaggtttaatttcaaagaattctgctgtagtagcaggtggagcaataggtgtgcataagaaatcattattatttgtggttgtgaagtcacacaacttagtattttcagcgttggccattttagcaacagtaaataaagcaaactagataaagtaaatgcaagtaaactaatttttttgtgttttagatatagcaaacaagatagcaaataaagtaaaactagcaactaatttttttgtattttgatatagtgcagcaaacaaagtagtaaataaaactaagcaagacaaaaacaaagtaaagagattgagaagtggagactcccttgcagcgtgtcttgatctccccggcaacggcgccgtaaatttagcttgatggcgtgtatttcacacgttcgttgggcaaccccaagaggaaggtatgatgcgcacagcagcaagttttccctcagaaagaaaccaaggtttatcgaaccaggaggagccaagaagcacgttgaaggttgatggcggcgggatgtagtgcggcgcaacaccgaggattccggcgccaacgtggaacctgcacaacacaaccaaagtactttgccccaacgaaacgagtgaggttgtcaatctcaccggcttgctgtaacaaagagttaaccgtattgtgtggaagatgattgtttgcgagaaaatagtagaacaagtattgcgagtagattgtatttcagtaaagagaattggaccggggtccacagttcactagaggtgtctctcccataagacgaacagcatgttgggtgaacaaattacagttgggcaattgacaaataaagagagcatgaccatgcacatacatatcatgatgagtatagtgagatttaattgggcattatgacaaagtacatagaccgtcatccaactgcatctatgcctaaaaagtccaccttcaggttatcatccgaaccccctccagtattaagttgcaaacaacagacaattgcattaagtattgcgcgtaatgtaactagtgactacatccttgaacatagcactaatgttttatccctagtggcaacagcacatccgtaaccttagtggttcttgtcactcctccagattcacggagacatgaacccactatcgagcataaatactccctcttggagttactagcatcaacttggccagagcatctactaataacggagagcatgcaagatcataaacaacacatagacataactttgataatcaacataacaagtattctctattcatcggatcccaacaaacgcaacatatagaattacagatagatgatcttgatcatgttaggcagctcacaagatccgacaatgaagcacaatggggagaagacaaccatctagctactgctatggacccatagtccaggggtagactactcacacatcacaccggaggcgaccatggcggcgtagagtcctccgggagatgattcccctctccggcagggtgccggaggcgatctcctgaatcccccgagatgggatcggcggcggcggcgtctctggaaggttttccgtatcgtggttctcggtgctgggggtttcgtcacggagacttttataggcggaagggcaggtcaagaggcggcacggggccccacaccacgaggccgcgcggccaaggggggccgcgccgccctatggtgtggcccctccgtggcccctcttcgtctctccttcggacttacggaagcttcgtgagaaaataggcccccgggctttgatttcgtccaattccgagaatatttccttactaggatttctgaaaccaaaaacagcagaaaacagacaagcggcacttcggcatcttgttaataggttagttccagaaaatgcacgaatatgacataaagtgtgcataaaacatgtagataacatcaataatgtggcatggaacataagaaattatcgatacgtcggagacgtatcacggtctACTTGTCAAATTCAGATGGGTACATGGGTATGTGGGTATGGGTTCTATGATCCCATACTCATACCCTCCCTACctgatgggtatgatatttttcCATTTACAAACTcatgggtaatattttgtccCATGCCTGTACTATTATTAGGTTTTTACACGACGGGTACGttggtcatgggtacccattgccatccctaggCGCAGTACATCAAGAGTGTGCGATTGGTATGTCTAAGAGGGGGCTAAAAATAGgaccacttagcagtggcgcactatgcCTTGGTGTGCCACTATTACCTCACATACGAGTGGCGCAGTAGGTTAGGGGTGCTCCATTGGTATGTTTAGGAGGGGGCTAAAAAATGAGACCACATAGAAGTGGTGCACCATGATATGTCCCAAAATCCACCCCCCTAAGATCCCCGCCTCCCGTGGATCACCTTTTtagttttgaaaaataaaaaatcataaattcaaaaaataaaattctttAAGATGACCATGTATTATGTGTTCTAGTTGTTAGGAAATTAACGAAGGTGAATTTCAAAATATTATGCAAAATAGCGTAATCTTTCGGTAAAATGGCTTTTCCGGTTTTGTACGACCTCCGACGAAAAAGaacttatatgaaaatgtatctactaaCAAATTTAATTACATCGGGTAAATAGGAGTTTTGGGGGGTTTTACATTTGGGTGAAAAATTTCGAAAAATGTTAGCAGTGGCTCACCATATCTTGGTGCGCCTGCCACTACTAACCTTCAAGCCTTAGAAATTTGAAACCGTCGGCCCCTACCACTCTTGTTATCCACCTTGCTCCTTCCTCCTCCACACATTCCTCTtgttctcctcttctcctccccctctcctcctcctccccttcaTTCTTTGCTTCTCCTTCTCTTATTCATCCTTTCCTGCTCCTCCTTCCTCTCTGACTTCCTTTCTTCCTGCCACTCCGGTGTCCCTCCTCTCCAGCAATCCTCTCCTCCatcctccatcctctcctctcctccatcctccttcctctcctctcctccatccTCCATGCTCTCCGGCCTAGTCTCCTCCAACCTAGAGGAACAGGACAAATAATGGTGATTGATAAGTGGGACAAATAGTtcggaaaacaaaaacaagcaaaaaatGGAGCAAAAAATGGCAAAAAATGTactagatccagatctagattttcaaaataacagtggcgcaccattcTAGTACCAGTGGCGCCGCAAGGGGGAGTAGTAGTGGTGCACCAGGTGATGCGCCACTAGTAAGTGGATTACCAATAGCGCACCAAATGGTGCACCACTACCAACACTTACCACCGGCatggtagtagtggcgcaccatgctgcGCCACTACTAGACTTTTTTTCCAGTAGTGCATCCACTTGAAAATAGGTTCCCATCGATAGAGAGACGTGTGTGGTGAACTCTTCATCAAATTCTGTCTGGCGGCATGCGTTGGCCCATATCCGTAGAGACGGTCTGGGCTGGCGGTAAGCGTTGCCACGTAGAATTTTCTTAGCGGGCTCATCATGGTAGCGACACATGCAAAAACTTATAAATTTCATTTCCTCCCAAACCATTCTCCTGCCCACCATTTCCCTCATATTCTCTCACCCATCGCTCCTCCTCCTACCCAGCCCCCCCCCCCGTTTTATCCCCACGCACCCACTGCCGCCGTGGTGCCTCCAAAGAAGCGGTTGACGTAGAAGCGAGCTGATTGCTCGCATGAGCGAGGGGCGGGTGGGGGGGATTGCCACCGACTGAAGATGAACAAGCTTGGCCGAAATGGTGGTTGTGTTGCCTCTTAAGTCCACAAGCGGGCACTGGAAGCGGTGACCGAGATGGCCTTAATTTTAACCCAAGACCATGAGACCTCCACGGGAATTCAAGGAGTTGTGTATTTTGCATGCCAGCTCAACGAAAATATCAATATGATTGAAGAGACTAGGCCATTATATTCAATAGGAGCACCATCGTGGGTTCTTGAAGGAGAAAATCATCGGCCTACCACGAGAGGCCCACTCGATTGACCTCCCTCGGAGATAGATGAGAACGGGCCCCTATATATGTTGTCATCCACATTCATATAATGCTTAACTTGTGACGAACGGAGCGATACCCGCCGATGGGAGGTTTGGTCCTAGTGGACCGATGACCATACGGATCATCGTTGATCTAGCTTAccaccactatatatatatatatctctttGTAAGCCGCAACGCAGGATAAGGCCAATCCGTGAAATTTCCAGCGTTGTGTGAACTTTGCCTCGATTCGATGATCTGCAATTACCCATGTCTAtcggatcgatcaagggaagaggtgtgaTGAGTGGAGAATggcgtgctaccgcgaaacctcagtgCCAGAAAGGGGGAAGTAACGATATATGTTTAATGGTTCATTTCGGATCAagacacaatcatctagcttaatgctttggtctGTATTCATTTGCTTAATAACTATTGTTACTGGTGGCTGTGGGAAGAGTGGTTGGACCaggaggctcttgtcacctctgactttaggggcaagagtatttatgGATGTGCTGCTCATAATtttttatctctattttatttactacacatTTGCACTTCATTTCTATATGTATGCAGAGCTGCAGGAGAATCattaaccctggcctatttctATCCATTGAACACAACCCAATTAAGAGTAAACAagataggtccggtaaacataaaataaaatcaaCTAGCAATTCCTGTAGACttttcctttacaccattttagccgttcccaaggttcgattaaacctagatctTCTAGGTAAAaatcttatcatactacaatccataatccggatCGAATGTATCACTTATCACCACTATATATACCTCTTTGTAAGCCGCGTGCGGGATAATGCCAATCCATGAAATCTCCGGCATTGTGTGAACTCTTCCATGATATTGAAGTTTTGCTGCCATTAGAGCGGCTTCTGTAGCGGTTTCCCTACTGGTGTGCCGATCTCCATTCGATCTATCTACGGATGAAATGATTGCTAGCCTCAAATGGCGTTCATTGGCTTTGGATTACCTTTTTATTGGGCGAGTGAAAACTTGATGGCTTTTGAACTATGTAACAAGTTCACGGCCGAACCATTtgtattttcaaattttaataagTTAAAGTTTATTTCAAAAACAATGTTATTTGTTTTTTACTTGTTGGGTGCGTCGTTGTGAGCATTGGTCCCCAAAAGAATGGTCTCGTGTGCCGGCATCCCCAAACAGCTCATCTGGCACTGATGCCGGACGGATTTAGGGAGGGTGGTGGGGCTGCATTCAGACTGgccatagtggaaagtaacttagagtagtaacatgcagatGTTACTACCTCGGTAGTATGTGttttcatgcattgtgtcatttattacgtTATAGACTCATCTTGTTCATTTTTTGGCATGCCATATTAATACGTTATTGTAACATGTAGCTAGTGATCACCTCATTTTGTGCTTCATTTTTTGGCATGCCATATTACCAAAACGTATTAGGGTGTGTGAAATTACTACTTCTATATTACTCTCAAGTAGGCAGTTGTCTTAGAAACTTGATCAACTCCAAAATTAATCATGCCTGAAATAGCAAGGTCGAACCGATCGGAACCGGGGATATGAACCGGAGGGCATGGCGTAGCACGCACTTTTCACGCATGATTGTCGCTCGCCAGCCGCCCTAAATTTTGCTGCTGGACAGACCACAGCAGGAGCGGAGAGCCGGAGACCAAACAGTTGTTTTCAGGCCCCATGTCACTGCTGATGCCCCTTTTCCATGATTAGATCTCCGGCACTGCTCCTTCTGCACCAGCTCCCTCGCAGAGAAACGCGATAGGCAAAAAAAGCCTTTCCCGATGCTCCGACGTGCAGAGGTATGCACCGTCTAGTCGGGCCCACCTGCCAGCTTAACCACCCTGCGGCTGCTGCACATGTTATTCCTTTCATCATCGTATGCCGTGATGTAATGCGACGCCAGCATCAGCGGCCGTCGGGTCGGGATCGGACGGGCGAGAGGTCACGCGGCGTGGGCGCAGCAGGCCCATGTGTCCCGCCGCGGCGTACACGTGTCACGCCCCATGCGTCTGAACGGTTGACCGTTGCGCGGCGCCTTGACCAGGGTCACCGGCTGCCGCCGGTGCGCGCCGCTGACTCACGCCCGTGACCGTGGACCGTTCCCACCCCATCATCCCGCCCAGCCATTACGGTGTGATTAGTAAACTGGCTGTTATACCTAGGCTAGCTAGCTTCGGCATGAAGGCGAAGCATAGTGCACTCTGCGGTGAAGACGAGGGGAAGAAAccaaaagaggaggaagaagaggccaaGAGATGGACATCTCAATTGGGCCTAATCAATTGCGGTAgaagattttttttgtttcttgcacAAAAGCTTTGCCAAAAGGCAATGGGAAAAAAATCCTCCCTCCCTCCCACCCAACGATCCATCTCCCCTCCCTCTCTACATCAccgctctgtctctctctctctctcgctcgctcACACCTCTCGCTGTCGCCGTGGCTCGCCTCACTAATCActgcgcctccaccaccaccataccACCACTACTAGTACCGCCTCGCCCCCCACAGAGCCGTATCCTCTCGCTTCCTTCTAGATCTCTCCTTCTCCCCCACCCTTCCTCCGTTCCGTTTCATAGGCGAGGCAAGTGAGTGGCAAGAACCATcgatcgatcccaacgaggaagcAAGAGAGTAGCACCTATGTCGTCGGGCGAGTTCATGTTCCACGACGAGCTCGCGTCGCTCTTCACGCAGCGCCCGGGCCCTGGgatgcaccagcagcagcaggacTCCTGGTTCGCCGACTTCATGCAGATGGATCACGGCCAGCTGTGCagggagctggagctggagctgccgctgccgctgtcgGTGGAGGACTTCATCAAGCGGGAGCCGGTGGTGGAAACCGCGGGCGGCGCCCGCACGCCCAGCGCCGGCGCCGGGACGCCCAACGCCACGTCGTCCATGTCGTCCTCGTCcagcgaggccggcggcggcggagcaggagcGGGGGAGGGGGACTCCGCGGGCGGCTGCAAGAAGGAGGAAGGCGGAGGGGAGGACGGCAAGggggacggcgacgatgagggtgACAAGGCCAAGAAAGGGTGAGTTGGACTGCAttaacttcttcttcttctactgtGATTTTCTTTCTATGCATGCCCACAAATCACGGGGTCCTTTCTGCAGATTTCTTCATCTTGCTTCTAATCCTAGTGTCTTTTGGCGGTACAAGATTTAGGGGCTGGATTTCGTTTCCTTTATTTGGTTGATGCTCATTCATTCATTCCTTCAGATTTCTTCTATTCCTTGCTTCTTCTTTATTCCCTTTTAAGGAAGTTTGTTTGGCTGGGTAAGGTGTGAACATAGCTAGGGTTTCACACTTGGCTCTCACATGCCGCACAAAACGCAAAATTAATAAATCAAATGCCTATTGGCTTTCTTGATTGCTTGCTTGAACCCCTAGATCTTCATCCGACTTGAGCAAATCCTCCTCTTGCATTTTTttccactttatgctttgatagtTATTTTTTCTTCTGCTTCTACCGCATGGCCCCATATATCTTGGCTAGATCATGCCCAAAAGATCTACTATTGGATAAAGCCACACCCAATTCAGAGATACTTTCATCTCTCTAGCTAGTATTTCCTCAGATTCCTTTTCGGTGCAACCTAGCATATATATATGTAGCACAATCTTGATGCATCATCTCCTAGAAAATCTTCTTAAGTGCTGAAAAAGGGGGCAGCAAAAAAGCCCAGGCACAGTGTGAACTTCCTAAAGCCATGTGCACCCTTACTTAGGCACACCCAACAACCATGTTTGAACGGGATCTGTATATCTTAGTCGATCACTCGTCGTATGAACAAAATCTCTGTCCGTAGCTACGTATGTGCCCCATGTAGCAAGCGAAATGGCATACGATTCCGTCACTTTCCAGTACTGATCGATGATGTTCTCACCGATCGACGCGTAATTGGAAACTTTTCAGGGCGGGTGCCAAGGGAGGCAAGGCGGGCAAGGGCGAGAAGCGGCCGCGTCAGCCGCGATTCGCCTTCATGACCAAGAGCGAGGTCGATCACCTCGAGGACGGCTATCGCTGGCGCAAGTATGGTCAGAAGGCCGTCAAGAACAGCCCATATCCAAGGTACCTAGCTACTTCTGCTCTACCCTTGTATAGCTAGTTGCGCCATGTGTGTGAGAGATCGAAGAGTGATGTGCCAATCAACAATTGCTAATGGCGACCGTGGTCGATCGGTGCAGGAGCTACTACCGGTGCACGACGCAGAAGTGTGTGGTGAAGAAGCGGGTGGAGCGGTCGTTCCAGGACCCGGCGGTGGTGATCACCACGTACGAGGGCAAGCACACGCACCCCATCCCCTCCGCGCTCCGCGGCAGCACGCACCTCCTCGCCGCGCAGGCCGCGCACCTGCACCACCAGCACCACGGCGGCCACCTCGGCATGCTGCAGCACATGGGCGGCGCCGCGGGCTCGCTCTTCGGACGCAGCGGAGGCATCGACGTGCTCGGCGGCctcctgcagcagcagcagcagcagcagcagcagc contains:
- the LOC124664472 gene encoding WRKY transcription factor 23-like, which encodes MSSGEFMFHDELASLFTQRPGPGMHQQQQDSWFADFMQMDHGQLCRELELELPLPLSVEDFIKREPVVETAGGARTPSAGAGTPNATSSMSSSSSEAGGGGAGAGEGDSAGGCKKEEGGGEDGKGDGDDEGDKAKKGAGAKGGKAGKGEKRPRQPRFAFMTKSEVDHLEDGYRWRKYGQKAVKNSPYPRSYYRCTTQKCVVKKRVERSFQDPAVVITTYEGKHTHPIPSALRGSTHLLAAQAAHLHHQHHGGHLGMLQHMGGAAGSLFGRSGGIDVLGGLLQQQQQQQQQRANHGMTPPMIASTQGLAAGSIGSVGSATAAAASSPPSLQMQHFMAPEFGLLQDMLPSFIHGAGGNNNNIHPSSPYGKLH